The following coding sequences are from one Methanococcoides orientis window:
- a CDS encoding MIP/aquaporin family protein, translating to MINSIEKSLAEFIGTFSLVLVAVGSVNVNLPFHGSLGILGIATASGIIVMIAVYAIGNISGAHINPAVTASLFVTGQMELKNTIFYIVAQLIGAIGACLFLSYILPSDTGKISLGSTALASDVTFAAGIIIEAILTFMLVFTIFGVAVDNRTSTKYAGILIGTIVFLDIIVGGSLTGASMNPARTFGPALVLGHWADHLVYWIGPLTGGILAAVFYTKLFSLKTDNRTNNA from the coding sequence TTGATAAATTCGATCGAAAAGAGTCTGGCAGAGTTCATAGGAACATTCTCTCTGGTCCTCGTTGCCGTTGGTTCAGTAAATGTGAACCTGCCATTCCATGGCTCACTTGGGATTTTGGGCATAGCAACTGCATCCGGGATCATTGTCATGATCGCAGTATATGCCATAGGGAACATATCAGGCGCTCATATTAATCCAGCAGTTACTGCTTCTCTGTTCGTTACGGGACAAATGGAACTGAAAAATACTATATTCTATATTGTAGCCCAGCTGATAGGAGCAATAGGTGCCTGCCTGTTCTTGTCTTACATATTACCTTCAGATACAGGCAAAATTAGTTTGGGATCAACAGCTCTGGCATCAGACGTTACTTTTGCTGCAGGCATAATCATCGAAGCTATTCTAACTTTTATGCTGGTATTCACTATTTTTGGAGTTGCTGTCGATAATAGAACTTCTACTAAGTACGCAGGCATCCTCATCGGAACTATTGTATTTCTGGATATCATCGTGGGGGGAAGCCTGACAGGCGCATCAATGAACCCGGCAAGGACATTTGGTCCTGCTCTGGTCCTGGGACATTGGGCAGATCACCTGGTATACTGGATCGGACCGCTTACAGGTGGAATTCTTGCTGCGGTCTTTTATACAAAATTATTTTCCCTGAAGACTGATAATAGAACGAATAATGCTTAA
- a CDS encoding aldehyde dehydrogenase family protein: MCLEIQQVFEIQKKNAPNLARMDAEQRLELLRRIENYLQDGERLKELYKAMYNDLRKPETEVIATEVGIVQAHITHIKRNLHKWMKNKKVPTPLSLLGTRSHIRYEPKGVVLIIAPWNFPFNLSLVPLIYAIAAGNAVILKPSEMAAHTSSYISLMMYELFDESEVAVFEGNESVAQELLDLPFNHIFFTGSPRVGKIIMSRAAQHLSSVTLELGGKSPAIIDDTANVKKIAKNLVWAKFINNGQACIAPDYLIVHESAKDCFVKEFGQALNQLYDPSGTGIQNCPDYCRIINDHHYGRLRTLYNDACEKDAQVLYGGDFDDSELYMAPTLLDNVSPDMKIMKEEIFGPLLPMITYINREDVECIIENSPSPLILYIASQDQDNIDYFMDNISSGSTLTNDYMLSYSNPHLPFGGLNNSGIGKSLGFHGFVGFSNERAVMHRKWGSVGILYPPYNEKIQSILKFIYRWM, encoded by the coding sequence ATGTGCTTGGAAATCCAACAGGTCTTTGAAATTCAAAAGAAGAATGCCCCTAACCTTGCACGAATGGATGCAGAGCAGCGGCTGGAACTTCTCAGACGAATCGAGAACTATCTTCAGGATGGTGAGCGCTTAAAAGAGCTGTACAAAGCTATGTACAATGATCTTCGCAAACCTGAAACTGAAGTAATAGCTACAGAAGTTGGTATCGTCCAGGCACATATCACTCATATAAAACGAAATCTTCACAAATGGATGAAAAATAAAAAAGTACCCACGCCACTTTCACTTTTGGGGACAAGATCACATATACGTTATGAGCCAAAAGGCGTTGTTCTTATCATAGCACCATGGAATTTCCCATTCAATCTTTCACTGGTGCCTCTTATTTATGCAATTGCAGCCGGGAATGCGGTCATCCTGAAACCCAGTGAAATGGCTGCTCACACTTCATCTTATATTTCACTGATGATGTATGAGCTATTTGACGAAAGTGAAGTTGCAGTTTTCGAGGGAAATGAATCGGTAGCACAGGAGCTTCTTGACCTTCCGTTCAACCATATTTTCTTCACAGGCAGTCCTCGGGTTGGAAAAATAATAATGTCCAGGGCTGCACAGCATTTGTCCAGCGTTACTTTAGAACTGGGTGGAAAGTCACCGGCGATCATTGATGACACTGCAAATGTAAAGAAGATAGCAAAAAACCTTGTGTGGGCGAAATTCATCAACAATGGTCAGGCCTGCATAGCACCGGATTATCTCATAGTCCATGAATCTGCTAAAGATTGTTTTGTAAAAGAGTTTGGTCAGGCACTAAACCAACTCTATGACCCATCAGGAACAGGGATACAAAATTGTCCTGATTACTGTCGCATAATCAATGATCATCACTATGGTCGACTCCGAACCCTGTATAATGATGCATGCGAAAAAGATGCTCAGGTATTGTATGGTGGTGATTTTGATGATTCTGAACTTTATATGGCTCCTACACTACTGGATAATGTTTCTCCTGACATGAAGATCATGAAGGAAGAAATATTCGGTCCTCTGCTACCAATGATCACATACATCAACAGGGAAGATGTAGAATGTATCATAGAGAACAGTCCCTCGCCACTAATTCTATACATTGCCAGCCAGGACCAGGATAATATAGACTATTTTATGGACAATATTTCCTCTGGAAGCACGCTAACTAATGATTATATGCTCAGCTATAGCAATCCCCACTTACCTTTTGGTGGACTAAACAACAGTGGTATCGGAAAGTCCCTTGGATTTCATGGGTTTGTAGGTTTCTCTAATGAAAGAGCTGTGATGCACCGTAAATGGGGTTCTGTGGGAATCTTGTATCCGCCTTACAACGAGAAAATTCAGAGCATATTGAAGTTCATCTACAGGTGGATGTGA
- a CDS encoding phenylacetate--CoA ligase family protein: protein MNLPEKISTSIRMNVAKRKLDSRKIDITSGNPLEQWGVAKIKKDIGKDKELKQLFGDQNLNRSDIKAYKLLKLKELIDYVSDNSPFYKELYAKEGLNSSQINTYEDLAKIPLTDQDKLAAHPYHFLCVSRKEIAREFTSSGTTNMLKRVAYTQGELLEIVDSVISGLKMAGMSSNNDTLQIMYPTITATWDPGLVLSRACDLAGFRSVINDSVDAQSQIDTIKENGTTVIIGTSSFIYDFSVAANKIQNVTDLGIKKIICSSEPLTDTMKMVIESVWGCKAVRQWGMTELGLANAIECEGQDGLHVNNPDFLIEVIDPQTGEVLPSGKEGELVVTTLRRRCMPLIRYRTRDISAIYDEKCSCGAHLDQRIMNVKRMEDHNSSN, encoded by the coding sequence ATGAATCTTCCTGAAAAGATCAGTACATCCATTCGGATGAATGTAGCAAAAAGAAAACTGGATTCCAGAAAAATAGATATCACAAGTGGAAATCCATTGGAACAGTGGGGCGTAGCTAAGATCAAAAAGGACATTGGTAAAGACAAGGAGTTAAAACAACTGTTTGGCGACCAGAACCTTAACAGGAGTGATATAAAAGCATACAAACTTCTGAAATTGAAAGAACTGATAGATTATGTATCTGACAACAGCCCGTTCTACAAGGAACTGTATGCGAAGGAAGGTCTCAACTCTTCCCAGATAAACACATATGAAGATCTTGCAAAGATCCCTCTTACAGACCAGGACAAACTGGCAGCCCATCCTTATCATTTTCTCTGTGTTTCCAGGAAAGAAATTGCCCGCGAGTTCACAAGTTCGGGAACTACAAATATGCTTAAAAGAGTGGCATATACGCAGGGTGAGTTACTTGAGATAGTTGATTCCGTTATTTCCGGATTGAAGATGGCAGGAATGAGTTCTAACAATGATACTTTACAGATCATGTATCCTACAATAACGGCAACATGGGATCCGGGACTTGTCCTAAGTAGGGCTTGTGATCTTGCGGGTTTCCGTTCTGTGATAAACGATTCTGTTGATGCACAAAGCCAGATCGATACCATAAAAGAAAATGGCACGACCGTAATTATCGGCACATCATCATTCATCTATGACTTTTCAGTAGCAGCAAATAAGATACAAAATGTAACGGACCTTGGTATAAAAAAGATAATTTGCTCATCTGAACCTTTAACTGACACCATGAAAATGGTAATTGAAAGTGTTTGGGGCTGTAAAGCTGTCAGGCAGTGGGGGATGACAGAACTAGGGCTGGCAAATGCTATCGAATGTGAGGGGCAGGATGGTTTGCACGTTAATAACCCTGATTTTCTGATAGAAGTTATTGACCCTCAAACCGGGGAGGTTCTGCCCTCCGGAAAGGAAGGAGAACTTGTGGTCACGACATTAAGACGCAGGTGCATGCCCCTCATACGATATCGCACACGTGATATTTCCGCGATCTACGATGAAAAATGCAGTTGTGGTGCTCATCTGGACCAGAGGATAATGAACGTGAAAAGGATGGAAGATCACAACAGTAGTAATTGA
- a CDS encoding SDR family NAD(P)-dependent oxidoreductase, whose protein sequence is MGRMNNDGSEDRHDERTALITGGSSGIGLELAKLFAKDGYKLLLVARPEEELINARKILQKIDPNTRILLRSIDLSKPGSAQEVYSFSKENCSRIDVLVNCAGFGTYGFINEISSQREHDMLHLHVLTFYDLTRFYLKDMVESDEGHIINMASISAFQPNPNFATYGASKSFILQFSRSLNYELRERGSKVHVMTVCPTAVKGTGFQKAARMENTNTFSSWMTTTPETVALDTYRAMQKKKDMIIPGHGFNFIHRIVTRLPTKWLVKLSRSQLREKHSQI, encoded by the coding sequence ATGGGACGTATGAACAATGATGGATCGGAAGATAGACATGATGAAAGAACCGCTCTTATTACCGGAGGATCAAGTGGCATAGGGCTTGAGCTGGCAAAGCTATTTGCTAAAGATGGCTACAAGTTGCTGTTGGTAGCAAGACCGGAAGAAGAGCTGATCAATGCTCGTAAGATCCTGCAAAAGATAGATCCGAATACTCGAATTCTATTAAGGTCAATTGACCTTTCTAAACCCGGAAGTGCACAAGAGGTCTATTCATTCTCGAAAGAGAATTGTTCCCGGATCGATGTATTGGTCAACTGTGCAGGATTTGGGACATACGGTTTCATAAATGAGATAAGCAGCCAGCGTGAGCACGATATGCTTCATCTCCATGTACTTACATTCTACGACCTTACCCGTTTTTATCTTAAAGATATGGTAGAAAGCGATGAGGGCCATATCATAAATATGGCTTCGATATCGGCTTTTCAGCCAAACCCTAATTTTGCAACATATGGAGCCAGCAAGAGCTTTATACTTCAATTTAGCCGGAGTCTGAATTACGAACTTCGGGAACGCGGTTCGAAAGTGCATGTAATGACGGTCTGTCCAACAGCGGTCAAAGGGACCGGATTCCAAAAAGCGGCCAGAATGGAAAATACGAACACTTTCAGTTCATGGATGACCACAACACCGGAAACTGTCGCACTTGACACATATCGTGCAATGCAGAAAAAGAAGGACATGATCATACCGGGTCATGGTTTTAATTTTATACACAGGATCGTCACAAGACTGCCGACAAAATGGTTAGTGAAACTTTCACGTTCTCAACTAAGAGAAAAACATTCGCAAATTTGA
- a CDS encoding helix-turn-helix transcriptional regulator, which yields MTSELVSTVFLSEKRKKILLMLMSGPTTIDRIKESLEGSTSAIMAQVKILLEQGVIEQKGDDYKLTYIGQIVLKKIAPLIKTLDVLEGNKEYWQSRDLSGLPESALDNIGDLGEVLIHEPDLSHLFEPPKQLLQSLKKAENVSTFYSYFCPSCPYNYAELGRKETNFTLILTKSVYTRLKEEYEDQYNAMMGSKKSSLYVVEDDAAKLGALSITDDLLLIAFFNTEGVFDHKKLLSFEESALSWGKELFTYYMEIAEKVK from the coding sequence ATGACATCTGAATTAGTAAGTACAGTCTTTTTATCCGAAAAAAGAAAAAAGATCCTTCTTATGTTAATGAGTGGGCCGACCACAATAGATCGGATAAAAGAATCACTTGAAGGTAGCACCAGCGCAATAATGGCTCAGGTAAAGATCCTCCTCGAGCAGGGTGTTATCGAACAGAAAGGTGATGATTACAAACTGACATACATTGGACAAATTGTCCTTAAAAAAATAGCTCCTTTAATTAAAACACTCGATGTACTGGAAGGGAATAAAGAATATTGGCAAAGCAGAGATCTAAGTGGACTTCCAGAGTCAGCTCTTGATAATATTGGAGATCTGGGAGAAGTGCTTATCCACGAACCGGACCTTAGCCACTTGTTCGAACCACCAAAACAATTGCTTCAAAGTCTCAAAAAGGCGGAAAACGTATCAACCTTTTATTCATATTTCTGTCCTTCATGTCCTTACAATTATGCGGAACTGGGCAGAAAAGAAACAAACTTCACCCTTATTCTGACAAAATCAGTCTACACAAGGCTAAAAGAGGAGTATGAAGATCAGTACAATGCAATGATGGGGTCAAAGAAATCAAGTTTGTATGTTGTTGAGGATGATGCAGCAAAACTTGGTGCACTCTCGATCACAGATGATCTTTTATTGATAGCATTTTTCAATACTGAAGGTGTATTTGACCATAAGAAGTTACTGAGTTTCGAAGAAAGTGCACTTTCATGGGGAAAAGAACTTTTCACATATTATATGGAAATTGCAGAAAAGGTCAAATAA
- a CDS encoding DUF7479 domain-containing protein: MDLNVSDELNDLLKDNGFRIEEIQDIIENAESSGKKLKNAEGEVFIAKGVSDNLTTYAVYSPLSNGAFELKTAYAHKMNVAGLTGGSFVEVEYDDDSGWICHNCNETAVDRNVDMAYLDVSRPGPGIVCPKCGDVYISEGVTKTLKTAESILEEKRA, from the coding sequence ATGGATCTAAATGTATCTGATGAATTGAACGACCTGTTAAAAGACAATGGGTTTAGAATCGAAGAAATCCAGGATATAATAGAGAATGCGGAATCCAGTGGTAAAAAACTGAAGAATGCAGAAGGGGAAGTTTTCATTGCAAAAGGTGTTTCTGATAACCTGACCACCTATGCAGTTTATTCTCCCCTCTCAAATGGTGCATTTGAACTGAAAACAGCATATGCTCATAAGATGAACGTTGCTGGATTGACTGGAGGTTCTTTCGTTGAAGTCGAATATGATGACGACAGTGGATGGATCTGCCACAACTGTAATGAGACAGCAGTTGACAGGAATGTTGACATGGCCTATCTGGATGTTTCAAGACCAGGTCCCGGTATTGTCTGTCCGAAATGTGGTGATGTCTATATTTCTGAGGGTGTTACCAAGACACTGAAGACAGCCGAATCAATCCTGGAAGAAAAGAGAGCCTGA
- a CDS encoding uroporphyrinogen decarboxylase family protein, producing the protein MPAEDYAPIDTNWLENAGNLWTTPFVDTPSERVIVDPIILSHAASVFKKNVGYFWQNPAEAMRMVCHTCEMYDVTPVGHYLYADYWGEDYGAKVKVQANSPPGITKRPIKDAADVDNFEVLSPEDLAKGPTLTKHFEALDTCKNEFPQMFAPITQLGGTMEVATNWASIDDVFMWMITEPEVVDKLTIKASDHMANACKATANRYGANVMITGSVIASGDLMDREQIKRFSYNPVSKAVRKMMNAGAGPGVYYHLCGNHSDDFDLWKDAPMSPFTVVQIGYDGKDIFPSSKLVEHFGNRCTCFGTVDTKLVDRGTPKQVYDQAKEQILAGKDSPRGFIIGTSCECPTNAPPGNVHALVKAAKDFGKYEKF; encoded by the coding sequence ATGCCAGCAGAAGATTATGCACCAATAGATACAAATTGGCTAGAAAATGCAGGGAATTTATGGACAACTCCGTTTGTAGATACGCCCTCGGAAAGAGTGATTGTGGATCCGATCATTTTGTCACATGCAGCAAGCGTTTTCAAGAAAAACGTTGGCTATTTTTGGCAGAATCCGGCAGAAGCAATGAGAATGGTTTGTCATACATGTGAAATGTATGATGTAACTCCGGTAGGTCATTACCTCTATGCAGATTACTGGGGTGAAGATTACGGAGCTAAAGTGAAGGTACAGGCTAATTCACCTCCGGGAATTACAAAGCGTCCAATAAAAGATGCTGCAGATGTCGACAATTTTGAAGTATTGAGTCCTGAAGATCTTGCGAAAGGTCCTACGCTGACAAAACATTTCGAGGCATTGGATACCTGCAAGAATGAATTCCCCCAGATGTTCGCTCCGATAACCCAGCTTGGCGGTACAATGGAAGTTGCAACAAATTGGGCTTCTATTGATGATGTTTTCATGTGGATGATCACTGAACCGGAAGTCGTCGATAAACTGACGATCAAAGCTTCCGACCACATGGCAAATGCCTGTAAAGCTACAGCAAACCGCTATGGTGCAAACGTTATGATCACCGGATCAGTAATTGCAAGCGGTGACCTGATGGACAGGGAGCAGATCAAGAGGTTCAGCTACAACCCGGTATCAAAAGCTGTCCGAAAGATGATGAACGCAGGTGCAGGTCCTGGAGTATACTACCACCTTTGTGGAAACCACAGTGATGACTTTGACCTATGGAAAGATGCTCCAATGAGTCCGTTCACTGTTGTCCAGATCGGATATGATGGAAAGGATATTTTCCCATCATCAAAGCTTGTAGAGCACTTTGGTAACAGATGTACCTGTTTCGGAACAGTTGATACAAAGCTTGTGGACCGTGGAACTCCAAAGCAGGTCTATGATCAGGCAAAAGAGCAGATCCTTGCAGGAAAGGATAGCCCGAGAGGATTTATCATTGGAACTTCCTGTGAATGTCCAACAAATGCTCCTCCTGGAAATGTTCACGCACTGGTGAAAGCTGCAAAAGATTTCGGAAAATATGAGAAATTCTGA
- a CDS encoding corrinoid protein gives MEQNEVISNLTDAVVNGKKDDAISFAEKALELGIDPYLAVIDGLAKGMEIMGEKYDKKEAYMPQLMMASNAMYGGMNILTPHLKKEDGEKSAVVIIGSVEGDVHDIGKNLVKTMMTANGFEAVDLGKDVEINDFVEAAIEHQADVISLSTLMTSTMDNMEETVKHIKDQGIRDKVKILIGGAPVTQAFAEDIGADGTATDAMEAARLAKELIVGLTADRWN, from the coding sequence ATGGAACAAAATGAGGTAATCAGTAATCTTACAGATGCAGTTGTAAATGGCAAAAAAGATGACGCAATATCCTTTGCAGAAAAAGCACTGGAATTGGGTATCGATCCCTATCTCGCAGTCATTGACGGACTGGCAAAAGGTATGGAGATCATGGGAGAAAAATACGACAAAAAGGAAGCATACATGCCTCAGCTCATGATGGCATCAAATGCAATGTATGGTGGAATGAACATCCTTACCCCTCATCTCAAAAAGGAAGACGGGGAAAAATCAGCAGTTGTCATTATCGGATCAGTAGAAGGAGATGTTCATGACATCGGCAAGAACCTCGTAAAGACCATGATGACTGCAAACGGGTTCGAAGCTGTTGATCTTGGAAAGGATGTAGAAATAAACGATTTCGTAGAGGCAGCCATTGAACATCAGGCAGATGTTATCTCTTTGAGCACACTGATGACATCAACAATGGACAACATGGAAGAAACGGTCAAACACATCAAGGACCAGGGTATCAGGGACAAAGTAAAGATCCTGATCGGTGGAGCACCTGTTACTCAGGCTTTTGCAGAAGATATCGGAGCAGACGGAACTGCAACTGATGCTATGGAAGCTGCAAGGTTAGCAAAAGAATTGATTGTTGGACTGACTGCCGACAGGTGGAACTAA
- a CDS encoding DUF5714 domain-containing protein: MDAIPKGTTNCMVCGNDISYHDHTCKAKCYYCGSEEDTYMCCESAHYVCDKCHSSDALEIIESVCMNTDLKNPILIAEKIMAHPKIPMHGPEHHSLVPAALITAYLNYIGQKDYAKIIKGIRRGEKVAGGFCGYQGACGGGIGTGIAISVLLNATPLTPEERSNANMGTSRALKAIAEAGGARCCKKATRLSLKEGMKFLSELFGISWTNEFNTNVQCQYTQYNEQCDKDCIYRICEQNSSFVIPLDMNN; this comes from the coding sequence ATGGATGCAATACCAAAAGGAACAACAAATTGTATGGTCTGTGGTAATGACATTAGTTACCATGATCATACATGCAAAGCAAAATGCTATTATTGTGGGTCTGAAGAAGACACCTACATGTGTTGCGAAAGTGCACATTACGTATGTGACAAATGTCATAGCTCAGATGCATTGGAGATCATTGAAAGTGTTTGCATGAATACGGATCTGAAGAACCCGATCCTGATCGCGGAAAAGATAATGGCACATCCAAAAATACCGATGCATGGCCCTGAACATCATTCACTTGTACCTGCTGCCCTTATAACTGCATACCTGAATTATATAGGCCAGAAAGACTACGCAAAGATAATCAAAGGTATTCGTAGAGGGGAAAAGGTTGCAGGTGGCTTCTGTGGATATCAGGGAGCATGTGGCGGAGGTATTGGAACAGGAATTGCAATAAGCGTTCTATTGAATGCTACACCACTAACCCCTGAAGAGCGTTCAAATGCAAACATGGGAACTTCCAGAGCATTAAAAGCAATTGCTGAGGCCGGTGGAGCAAGATGTTGTAAAAAAGCTACAAGGCTTTCCTTGAAAGAGGGTATGAAGTTCTTATCTGAACTATTTGGGATCAGTTGGACAAATGAATTTAATACAAATGTCCAATGCCAGTATACTCAGTATAATGAACAATGTGACAAGGATTGCATTTACAGGATATGTGAACAAAACAGCTCATTTGTGATACCCCTGGATATGAACAATTGA
- a CDS encoding sensor histidine kinase: MSCNVETKKQLFSVEGTGSFGEAIRERKPVITNEHFSGSAKKGYPDGHVELVRHMDIPIYDGSKIVALVGVGNKRTDYADFDVKQLGLLFEDMWKVILRKELRDALKLFSKDFEKANNDLRSINSIKKEFIDSKEDLSTLICEGNFVEKETLRSLNKQQNKAVDIAIRSCEKLNGIVYSLLYMDMEEFGTKNYAPSQVNVRSIIDNAILNVILRTDEKNITLTKKVPDDVTNITVDKDKITEVLTRIIESLIQFIPENGNIDIRVSEEDDIVNFELKDNGLGIPKSLVSNLFVRFYQIQDVESSVLSKDYEELKSTFYLCKNIIDTHNGDIQVESEEGRGTTINIRLPKHKAI; encoded by the coding sequence ATGAGCTGTAATGTTGAAACAAAAAAGCAACTTTTTTCTGTTGAAGGAACAGGATCATTCGGGGAAGCCATAAGGGAAAGAAAACCTGTAATTACCAACGAGCATTTTTCAGGTTCAGCAAAAAAAGGATACCCTGATGGTCATGTAGAGCTTGTCCGCCACATGGATATTCCAATATATGATGGGAGTAAGATTGTGGCACTAGTAGGCGTTGGGAACAAAAGAACAGATTATGCTGACTTCGATGTTAAGCAATTAGGACTGTTGTTCGAAGATATGTGGAAGGTCATTCTTCGCAAAGAACTGAGAGATGCTTTGAAGTTGTTCTCTAAAGATTTTGAAAAAGCAAATAATGACCTGAGATCAATTAACAGTATCAAAAAAGAGTTCATTGATAGCAAGGAAGATTTATCGACTTTAATATGTGAAGGTAACTTTGTTGAAAAAGAAACGCTCCGTTCACTGAACAAACAACAGAACAAAGCTGTGGATATCGCAATAAGAAGTTGTGAAAAATTAAACGGTATAGTTTATTCATTATTATATATGGACATGGAAGAGTTTGGAACGAAGAACTACGCTCCATCTCAGGTAAATGTTCGTTCAATTATTGATAATGCTATATTGAATGTTATTTTAAGAACCGATGAAAAGAACATAACATTAACGAAAAAAGTACCTGATGATGTTACCAACATAACGGTCGATAAAGATAAAATTACAGAGGTACTGACGAGAATTATTGAAAGTCTCATACAGTTTATCCCTGAAAACGGAAACATTGATATTAGAGTGTCTGAAGAGGACGATATAGTTAATTTTGAACTGAAGGATAATGGTTTAGGAATTCCGAAATCACTTGTATCAAACCTTTTCGTCAGATTTTACCAGATACAGGACGTGGAGTCTTCTGTATTAAGTAAAGATTACGAAGAGTTGAAATCAACGTTTTATCTTTGCAAAAATATAATCGATACCCATAATGGAGATATTCAGGTTGAAAGTGAAGAAGGACGTGGAACAACAATTAACATAAGGCTGCCAAAGCACAAAGCTATATAA
- a CDS encoding radical SAM protein codes for MKQISKVGTICPECLRSIEGIKYVEDGKVYIKKECAEHGSFTTLISKDIDHYLKMEECFDVDRARVKAPLTDVNKGCPYDCGICPSHKQDTCLAIVEVTDRCDLGCKYCFADSTADASNDPDMDTIRGMFEAVMSCSNDPTCVQISGGEPTLRNDLPEIIKMAKEVGICHVELNTNGRRIARDQDYFDLIKAAGVDAIYLGFDGVSDDVYMQRTGKKLFDIKAEVINKCEKAGIGVVLVPLVAKNYNLHEVGKIIKFASQKVPTVRGVHFQPVFYSGRSPAEMEGRTTILELLEGIETQTDGQLKVENFTPSLMPTAHCGATCLTLVDNDKFVPLTNVSMGAMSSKSDVANKTKKSIMGRWKGSTPDLQPLSKPSCKDLLSKTSLINASKNNGSSSCCEKPNNAISLETIPMESSCCRSGGGWADFIEMSMNKYLTISTMAFQDVWSYEKERVENCCIHVVTQDGKLIPFCNYNLSNCNGDFLYRNKNKVIGIGD; via the coding sequence ATGAAACAGATCAGTAAAGTTGGTACAATTTGTCCTGAATGTCTCAGGTCCATAGAGGGTATCAAGTATGTAGAGGATGGCAAAGTATACATCAAAAAGGAATGTGCTGAACATGGCAGCTTTACTACACTCATTTCCAAGGACATAGATCACTATCTTAAAATGGAAGAGTGTTTCGACGTAGATAGAGCCAGAGTTAAAGCACCTTTAACTGATGTAAATAAAGGCTGCCCTTATGACTGTGGCATCTGTCCCTCTCACAAACAGGATACTTGTCTTGCTATTGTGGAAGTTACCGACAGGTGTGATCTGGGCTGTAAATATTGTTTTGCAGATTCTACAGCTGATGCCAGTAATGATCCGGACATGGACACGATAAGAGGGATGTTCGAAGCAGTCATGTCATGCTCCAATGACCCGACCTGTGTCCAGATATCCGGTGGAGAACCCACATTAAGGAACGATCTGCCCGAGATCATCAAAATGGCAAAAGAAGTTGGCATTTGCCACGTTGAACTAAATACCAACGGTCGACGAATTGCCCGTGACCAGGATTATTTCGATCTTATAAAAGCAGCAGGTGTCGATGCGATCTATCTTGGTTTTGATGGTGTATCGGATGATGTGTACATGCAGAGGACCGGAAAGAAATTGTTTGACATAAAAGCTGAAGTTATCAATAAATGTGAGAAAGCCGGAATTGGGGTCGTACTTGTACCTCTTGTGGCAAAGAACTACAACCTCCATGAAGTTGGCAAGATCATCAAATTTGCAAGTCAAAAAGTTCCAACTGTAAGAGGGGTACATTTCCAGCCGGTCTTCTATTCCGGAAGATCTCCTGCTGAAATGGAAGGCAGAACCACAATTCTGGAATTGCTCGAAGGAATTGAGACACAGACAGATGGTCAGCTGAAAGTAGAGAATTTCACACCTTCTCTTATGCCAACCGCCCACTGTGGAGCAACCTGTCTGACTCTTGTTGATAATGACAAATTTGTACCATTGACAAATGTATCAATGGGTGCTATGAGCTCAAAATCAGATGTTGCTAACAAGACAAAAAAATCAATAATGGGCAGGTGGAAAGGCTCAACTCCTGACCTGCAACCGCTTTCAAAGCCATCATGTAAGGATCTTCTTAGCAAAACTTCGCTTATTAATGCGAGTAAAAATAATGGCTCTTCTTCCTGTTGCGAAAAGCCGAATAATGCCATTTCACTTGAAACAATACCCATGGAAAGCTCTTGCTGTCGTTCCGGTGGCGGCTGGGCAGATTTTATTGAAATGAGCATGAACAAGTACCTGACCATTTCAACAATGGCGTTCCAGGATGTCTGGTCATATGAAAAGGAACGGGTTGAGAACTGTTGCATACATGTAGTGACACAGGATGGAAAACTGATTCCTTTCTGCAACTACAATCTTAGTAATTGCAATGGAGATTTCCTGTATCGTAACAAGAACAAGGTTATTGGGATCGGAGATTGA